One stretch of Streptomyces sp. R21 DNA includes these proteins:
- a CDS encoding substrate-binding domain-containing protein, translating into MRLHVDQRHERVLELVRERGSLRVAELAAELGVSAVTLRRDVETLAAQGRVHRLHGAVVWPGDPAAEPEPRQQSAEGIVIGMIVPTTSNIFADIVRGAREAVGARGGRLVLGMSGYVDTEDPVQAEHLIAGGAEGLLVAPSWFDGVPVGGQEKWLVDCEVPTVLVERSAPAGNPAAGLDRVRTDRAHGAAVAVGHFVSLGHRRIAAVLQEGPHAAQISAGFHAAVQSLGLEVDTGAPTVREHGDYEATIDYLTEAVRRRGVTAALIHSDEDAIVLVPKLQACGIRVPDDLALIAYDDEVAGLADVPLTAVAPPTRSVGEQAAKLLLQRLAERRAGRASAPRQHLELLPELRIRSSCGGTALDS; encoded by the coding sequence ATGCGACTGCACGTCGACCAGCGTCATGAGCGGGTCCTAGAACTCGTCCGCGAGCGCGGCAGCCTGCGGGTCGCCGAACTCGCCGCCGAACTCGGCGTCTCCGCAGTGACCCTGAGGCGTGACGTGGAGACGCTCGCCGCGCAGGGCCGCGTGCACCGACTGCACGGCGCGGTGGTGTGGCCGGGTGACCCGGCCGCCGAACCGGAGCCGCGCCAGCAGAGCGCCGAGGGCATCGTGATCGGAATGATCGTCCCGACCACGAGCAACATCTTCGCGGACATCGTCCGCGGCGCGCGCGAGGCCGTCGGCGCCCGCGGCGGCCGCCTCGTCCTCGGCATGTCCGGGTACGTCGACACCGAGGACCCCGTGCAGGCGGAACACCTGATCGCGGGCGGCGCCGAGGGGCTGCTCGTCGCCCCCAGCTGGTTCGACGGCGTACCCGTCGGCGGCCAGGAGAAGTGGCTGGTCGACTGCGAGGTGCCTACCGTCCTGGTCGAGCGCTCGGCGCCGGCCGGGAACCCCGCGGCGGGGCTCGACCGGGTGCGCACGGACCGGGCGCACGGCGCCGCGGTGGCCGTCGGGCACTTCGTGTCCCTCGGGCACCGCCGGATCGCCGCGGTGCTCCAGGAGGGCCCGCACGCCGCGCAGATTTCCGCCGGCTTCCACGCGGCGGTGCAGTCACTGGGCCTGGAGGTCGACACAGGCGCTCCGACGGTCCGGGAGCACGGGGACTACGAGGCGACCATCGACTACCTGACCGAGGCGGTGCGGAGGCGCGGGGTGACCGCCGCGCTCATTCACAGCGACGAGGACGCGATCGTGCTCGTGCCGAAGCTCCAGGCGTGCGGCATCCGCGTGCCGGACGACTTGGCGCTCATCGCATACGACGACGAGGTCGCCGGTCTCGCGGACGTGCCCCTGACGGCCGTCGCCCCGCCCACGCGCTCGGTGGGGGAGCAGGCCGCGAAGCTGCTGCTCCAGCGGCTGGCGGAACGCCGTGCCGGCCGGGCCTCGGCGCCGCGTCAACACCTCGAACTGCTTCCGGAGTTGAGGATCCGTTCGTCCTGCGGTGGCACAGCGCTCGATTCCTGA
- a CDS encoding SpoIIE family protein phosphatase produces MGTSEEPDVLAGQRFDMADAAPVLLDAQMAVTSWTADAERLLGYPASAVLGRNAADLLLPEDAARLPELAEHCRGNGGWVGLLSARHRAGYPIRVMVRVVPFVGGEGPARWVVLVGDLAGGQGWDMSRSVLERMASRSPVGIAIVDTDLRFVWSNAALEQFGGGPAPQRLGRRLADVQPGLDAETLEEQMRRVLETGEPVIGYEHVGRIRSAPHRETAHTMSFIRLEDDHGHPIGVYYTVQDVTERYRARQRLALLDRAGEHIGRSLDVMQTAQELADVAVPGLADFVTVDLLESVLRGAEPPSGPLGDTETVPLRRAGHRSVRDGVPEAVVGIGDVAAYLAGSPPIRSLAAGASWREERLDPLAKEWATGLPGGRASSFLDLGLHSVMIVPIPARGTTLGVTTFFRRDRQDPFDEDDLNLAEELVRRAALCVDNARRYTRERDAALVLQRNLLPHGFPELGAVEVAACYRPADELTGLAGDWFDVIPLSGARVALVVGEVAGHGIDGAAAMGRLRAAVQTLADLDLPPEEVLAHLDDLVSRTAREEGAGADARTSGMQAMGASCLYVVYDPVSGRCTMAGAGHPAPAVVEPDGTVTFAEVPPGPALGVGGMPFEALELTLAEGSVLALHTDGLIATPRTGRDPEAGRERLRRALEAHGQPLDGLCRTIVDDLVPRRPYDDVALLMARTRRLGAERVATWELPPDPAVVAEARKSATRQLSDWGLDDLAFTTELVVSELVTNAIRHAGGPIRLRLIAEQALICEVFDGGASAPHLRHPKTTDEGGRGLLLISQFTQRWGTRYTSDGKIIWAEQSLTDPPM; encoded by the coding sequence GTGGGCACGAGCGAGGAACCGGACGTACTGGCCGGGCAGCGCTTCGACATGGCGGACGCTGCGCCGGTGCTGCTCGACGCGCAGATGGCGGTGACCAGCTGGACCGCGGATGCCGAGCGGCTGCTCGGGTATCCGGCCTCCGCGGTCCTGGGCCGGAACGCCGCCGACCTGCTGCTGCCCGAGGACGCGGCCCGGCTCCCCGAGCTGGCCGAGCACTGCCGGGGCAACGGCGGATGGGTGGGGCTGCTGTCCGCGCGGCACCGGGCCGGATACCCGATCCGGGTGATGGTGCGCGTCGTGCCGTTCGTGGGCGGCGAGGGCCCGGCCCGCTGGGTGGTGCTGGTGGGGGACCTGGCAGGCGGCCAGGGCTGGGACATGAGCCGGTCCGTGCTGGAGCGGATGGCCTCGCGGTCACCGGTGGGCATCGCGATCGTGGACACCGACCTGCGGTTCGTGTGGTCGAACGCCGCTCTGGAGCAGTTCGGCGGCGGTCCCGCACCGCAGCGGCTGGGACGCAGACTCGCCGACGTCCAGCCGGGTCTGGACGCGGAGACCCTCGAGGAGCAGATGCGCCGCGTGCTGGAGACCGGCGAGCCGGTGATCGGCTACGAACACGTGGGCCGCATACGGTCGGCGCCGCACCGCGAGACGGCGCACACCATGTCGTTCATCCGGCTGGAGGACGATCACGGCCACCCGATCGGCGTGTACTACACGGTCCAGGACGTCACCGAGCGCTACCGCGCCCGTCAGCGGCTCGCCCTGCTGGACCGGGCCGGCGAGCACATCGGCCGCAGCCTGGACGTGATGCAGACCGCGCAGGAGCTCGCCGACGTCGCCGTGCCGGGCCTGGCCGACTTCGTGACCGTGGATCTGCTGGAGTCCGTGCTCAGGGGCGCCGAGCCGCCGTCCGGTCCACTCGGCGACACGGAGACCGTGCCGCTGCGGCGCGCGGGGCACCGGTCGGTGCGGGACGGCGTCCCCGAGGCCGTCGTGGGGATCGGTGACGTGGCGGCGTATCTCGCCGGGTCGCCGCCGATCCGCTCGCTGGCCGCCGGCGCCTCCTGGCGCGAGGAGCGGCTGGACCCGCTGGCCAAGGAGTGGGCCACCGGCCTGCCCGGAGGCAGAGCCTCCTCGTTCCTGGACCTCGGGCTGCACAGCGTGATGATCGTGCCGATCCCCGCCCGCGGCACCACGCTGGGCGTCACCACGTTCTTCCGGCGCGACCGCCAGGACCCCTTCGACGAGGACGACCTCAACCTCGCCGAGGAACTCGTGCGGCGGGCGGCGCTGTGCGTGGACAACGCCCGCCGCTACACCCGCGAGCGCGACGCGGCCCTCGTCCTGCAGCGCAACCTGCTCCCGCACGGCTTCCCCGAGCTGGGCGCGGTGGAGGTCGCCGCCTGCTATCGGCCCGCCGACGAGCTGACGGGGCTGGCCGGCGACTGGTTCGACGTCATTCCCCTGTCGGGCGCGCGCGTGGCCCTGGTGGTGGGCGAGGTGGCCGGTCATGGCATCGACGGCGCCGCTGCCATGGGGCGCCTGCGCGCCGCGGTGCAGACCCTCGCCGACCTCGACCTGCCGCCCGAGGAGGTACTCGCCCATCTCGATGACCTGGTCAGCCGCACGGCCAGGGAGGAGGGAGCCGGGGCGGACGCCCGCACCAGCGGCATGCAGGCGATGGGGGCGAGTTGTCTCTACGTGGTCTACGACCCGGTCAGCGGGCGGTGCACGATGGCCGGTGCGGGCCATCCCGCGCCCGCCGTCGTCGAACCCGACGGCACCGTCACGTTCGCCGAGGTCCCGCCCGGACCGGCGCTCGGCGTGGGCGGGATGCCCTTCGAGGCGCTCGAACTGACCCTGGCGGAAGGCAGCGTGCTCGCGCTGCACACCGACGGCCTCATCGCCACACCCCGTACCGGACGCGACCCGGAGGCGGGCCGGGAGCGGTTGCGCCGGGCGCTGGAGGCACACGGACAGCCGCTGGACGGGCTGTGCCGCACCATCGTGGACGACCTGGTGCCGAGGCGGCCGTACGACGATGTGGCGCTGCTGATGGCACGCACCCGCCGGCTCGGCGCCGAGCGGGTGGCGACCTGGGAGCTGCCACCCGACCCGGCCGTCGTGGCCGAGGCCCGGAAGTCGGCCACTCGGCAGCTGAGCGACTGGGGACTGGACGACCTCGCCTTCACCACCGAGCTGGTCGTGAGCGAGCTCGTCACCAACGCCATCCGGCACGCCGGCGGCCCGATCCGGCTGCGGCTGATCGCCGAACAGGCCCTGATCTGCGAGGTCTTCGACGGCGGCGCCAGCGCCCCGCACCTACGGCATCCGAAGACGACGGACGAGGGCGGCCGCGGCCTGCTCCTGATCTCCCAGTTCACCCAGCGCTGGGGCACCCGCTACACGTCCGACGGGAAGATCATCTGGGCCGAGCAGTCCCTCACCGACCCTCCGATGTGA
- a CDS encoding TetR family transcriptional regulator, whose protein sequence is MRDALVAAAFQLFLERGYEQTTVDDIVTLAGVGRRSFFRYFPSKEDVVFPDHERCLADMTAFLGDGTDEDDPVQRVSDAARLVLRMYAENPTFSVQRYRLTKKVPGLRAYELSVVWRYERALAGYLRERYAGRRDGSLRADVVAAAVVAAHNNALRSWLRSDGHADATASVDHALGYVRTAFGGAPDGGTTEEAEDVVVVISRRGAPMWRVVQEIESTLGQD, encoded by the coding sequence ATGCGGGACGCCCTGGTCGCGGCGGCCTTCCAGCTCTTCCTGGAGCGCGGCTACGAGCAGACCACGGTCGACGACATCGTGACGCTCGCCGGGGTCGGGCGGCGGTCGTTCTTCCGCTACTTCCCGTCCAAGGAGGACGTGGTCTTCCCCGACCACGAGCGGTGTCTGGCCGACATGACGGCGTTCCTCGGCGACGGCACCGACGAGGACGATCCGGTGCAGCGGGTCTCGGACGCGGCGCGCCTCGTGCTGCGCATGTACGCCGAGAACCCGACGTTCTCCGTCCAGCGCTACCGGCTCACCAAGAAGGTCCCCGGCCTGCGCGCGTACGAGCTGTCGGTCGTCTGGCGCTACGAGCGCGCCCTCGCCGGATACCTGCGCGAGCGCTACGCGGGCCGGCGCGACGGCAGCCTGCGGGCCGACGTCGTCGCCGCGGCCGTGGTCGCCGCGCACAACAACGCCCTGCGTTCCTGGCTGCGTTCGGACGGTCACGCGGACGCGACCGCCTCCGTCGACCACGCGCTCGGTTATGTGCGGACGGCCTTCGGCGGTGCCCCCGACGGCGGTACGACCGAGGAGGCCGAGGACGTGGTGGTCGTCATCTCCCGGCGTGGGGCACCGATGTGGCGGGTCGTCCAGGAGATCGAGTCGACCCTCGGGCAGGACTGA
- a CDS encoding Zn-ribbon domain-containing OB-fold protein has translation MLLFQRCHWCGTAMYHRLLCPVCAGSDLRTEASEGAGIIRHSTVVHRNTPAARNVSLIEMTEGFTVRGRVMGPAATIHSGDRVRLSTAQDPVRREPVFQLVDSLYQSWA, from the coding sequence ATTCTTCTCTTCCAGCGGTGCCACTGGTGCGGCACCGCGATGTACCACCGCCTGCTCTGTCCCGTCTGCGCGGGCAGCGACCTGCGGACCGAGGCGAGCGAGGGGGCGGGCATCATCCGCCACTCCACCGTCGTCCACCGCAACACCCCGGCGGCCCGCAACGTCTCCCTCATCGAGATGACGGAGGGCTTCACCGTCCGGGGCCGGGTCATGGGCCCTGCCGCCACCATCCACAGCGGGGACCGTGTCCGCCTCTCCACCGCCCAGGACCCGGTGCGCCGCGAGCCGGTTTTCCAACTGGTCGACAGCCTTTACCAGAGCTGGGCCTGA
- a CDS encoding VOC family protein, giving the protein MKRLSTPDILGAIDAGLGDWRKLAQPLVARYRVADLVGGAAFVSAVAEAAVAAGQEPEIRLGSGFVDVALYTVDAETGGRWVTAADVRLARTITGLAHEHHLTAVPGEVAQLELALDTVSDTAVAPFWSALLTGGPSRKRGDAALDVLDPTNRVPAVWFQRTDAHETPRQRWHIDLWLAPEIADERIAAAVAAGGVVVDDSEAPAFTVLADPDGNRVCVCTALERD; this is encoded by the coding sequence ATGAAGAGACTCAGTACCCCGGACATTCTCGGCGCGATCGATGCCGGACTCGGCGACTGGCGCAAGCTCGCGCAGCCGCTCGTGGCCCGTTACCGTGTCGCCGACCTCGTCGGGGGAGCCGCGTTCGTGTCGGCGGTCGCCGAGGCGGCAGTCGCCGCCGGACAGGAGCCGGAGATCCGGCTCGGAAGCGGGTTCGTCGACGTGGCCCTGTACACAGTCGACGCCGAGACCGGCGGACGGTGGGTCACGGCGGCCGACGTCCGACTGGCCCGGACCATCACCGGCCTGGCCCACGAGCACCACCTGACCGCAGTGCCCGGCGAAGTGGCGCAGCTGGAACTCGCGCTCGACACCGTCAGCGACACAGCGGTGGCGCCGTTCTGGTCCGCGCTGCTCACCGGGGGCCCCAGCCGCAAGCGAGGTGACGCTGCCCTCGATGTCCTCGACCCGACGAACCGGGTGCCCGCCGTGTGGTTCCAGCGCACCGACGCCCACGAAACCCCGCGCCAGCGCTGGCACATCGACCTGTGGCTGGCCCCGGAGATCGCCGACGAGCGCATCGCGGCCGCCGTCGCCGCCGGTGGTGTCGTGGTCGACGATTCCGAAGCACCGGCGTTCACCGTGCTCGCCGACCCCGACGGCAACAGGGTCTGCGTCTGTACGGCCCTGGAGCGCGACTAG
- a CDS encoding MerR family transcriptional regulator, which produces MADITASLSIGQVAERTGLSVHALRFYEREGLFVNPVRRGPGGRRTYSQDDVDWLTVCIILRASGMPLPALSRYADLVREGAGNEEERLTLMREHQARVTTQIGRLTESLDLIRFKVGVYEDLVDQGGGAHECHAPSPSADEERTPLLRHGAVVE; this is translated from the coding sequence ATGGCTGACATCACGGCGAGTCTGAGCATCGGACAGGTCGCTGAACGCACCGGCTTGAGCGTTCACGCGCTGCGCTTCTACGAGCGCGAGGGCCTCTTCGTCAATCCGGTGCGGCGCGGACCGGGCGGGCGCCGCACCTACAGTCAGGATGACGTCGACTGGCTCACCGTCTGCATCATTCTCCGCGCCTCAGGCATGCCGCTGCCCGCGCTCAGCCGATACGCGGATCTCGTCAGAGAAGGCGCCGGCAACGAGGAAGAGCGACTCACGCTCATGCGTGAGCACCAAGCGCGCGTCACCACCCAGATCGGCAGGCTCACCGAGTCCCTGGACCTGATCCGGTTCAAGGTCGGGGTGTACGAGGACCTTGTCGACCAAGGCGGCGGCGCCCATGAATGTCACGCGCCGTCCCCTTCTGCCGACGAAGAACGCACTCCACTGCTTCGCCACGGAGCAGTGGTCGAGTAA
- a CDS encoding aldo/keto reductase — protein MRYRTLGKTGIEVSVHCLGTMMFQDGFNSDHDDCVRIIHAALDQGINFVDTADMYGQGESEEIVGKALRGRRDDVVLATKVHFQMGEGPNRGGNSRRWIVKAVEDSLRRLDTDWIDLYQVHFPDHSTDIEETLSVLSDLVHQGKIRAFGCSNYQADEIVEAHHVSERRGLGRFRTDQPPYSILARGIEASLLPVCERYGMGVLVWSPLAFGFLTGKHRKDRPIDLETGRAAFRPAFFDPSIAENAAKLDAVEHLIELAASIGCTLPQLAIAFTVAHPAVTSAIIGPRTMQQLEGLLKGAALTLDDATLDRIDEIVPPGTNLYNPAARLPPRSLTETALRRRPLTERSAS, from the coding sequence ATGCGTTATCGCACTCTCGGCAAAACCGGTATCGAGGTCAGTGTCCACTGCCTCGGGACCATGATGTTCCAGGACGGCTTCAACTCCGATCACGACGATTGTGTCCGTATCATCCACGCCGCCCTCGACCAGGGAATCAACTTCGTCGACACCGCCGACATGTACGGACAGGGCGAGTCCGAGGAAATCGTGGGAAAGGCGCTGCGGGGGCGCCGTGACGACGTCGTACTCGCCACCAAGGTCCACTTCCAGATGGGTGAGGGCCCCAACCGCGGTGGCAACTCACGGCGTTGGATCGTCAAGGCGGTCGAGGACAGCCTCAGGCGCCTGGACACCGACTGGATCGACCTCTACCAGGTCCACTTCCCCGACCACTCCACTGACATCGAGGAGACGCTCTCGGTGCTCAGCGACCTCGTGCACCAGGGAAAGATCCGCGCCTTCGGCTGCTCGAACTACCAGGCCGACGAGATCGTCGAGGCACACCATGTGTCCGAGCGGCGCGGCCTCGGACGCTTCCGCACCGACCAGCCGCCCTACTCGATTCTTGCCCGCGGGATCGAAGCCTCGCTCCTGCCCGTCTGCGAGCGCTACGGAATGGGGGTACTGGTCTGGAGCCCCCTCGCCTTCGGGTTCCTCACCGGCAAGCACCGCAAGGACCGGCCCATCGACCTGGAAACCGGCCGTGCCGCCTTTCGACCGGCGTTCTTCGATCCCTCGATCGCCGAAAACGCCGCCAAGCTTGACGCCGTCGAACATCTCATCGAACTCGCGGCAAGTATCGGCTGCACCCTCCCCCAGCTCGCCATAGCCTTCACCGTGGCCCACCCCGCCGTCACCTCGGCGATCATCGGACCGCGGACCATGCAGCAGCTGGAGGGTCTGCTCAAGGGCGCCGCGCTCACCCTGGACGATGCGACCCTCGACCGGATCGACGAGATCGTGCCGCCCGGGACGAACCTGTACAACCCCGCAGCCCGACTCCCTCCGCGGTCGCTGACCGAGACCGCCTTGCGCCGCCGCCCACTCACCGAACGCTCCGCGTCCTGA
- a CDS encoding pectate lyase → MIMTSGTFSPASAATWPTPTSSKAVTATISVSGTKDYGMQRLYGSGDLGTGGQNEDQDPILELAAGTVLKNVIIGSPAADGIHCLGSCTLQNVWWEDVGEDAATFLGSSSSNVYTVSGGGAKEASDKVFQFNGAGTLNVSNFAVKNFGTFVRSCGNCRTQYKRKINLSTIEATYKGNKLVGINTNYGDSATLKAIKIVGDTSKKIVPCQKYIGNNTGAEPTTNGKDADGTYCKYSSSDITYS, encoded by the coding sequence ATGATCATGACCAGCGGCACGTTCTCCCCGGCGAGCGCCGCCACCTGGCCGACCCCCACCAGCAGCAAGGCGGTCACCGCCACCATCTCGGTCTCCGGCACCAAGGACTACGGGATGCAGCGCCTGTACGGCAGCGGCGACCTGGGCACCGGCGGCCAGAACGAGGACCAGGACCCGATCCTGGAGCTGGCGGCCGGCACCGTCCTGAAGAACGTCATCATCGGCTCGCCCGCCGCCGACGGCATCCACTGCCTGGGCAGCTGCACGCTGCAGAACGTCTGGTGGGAGGACGTCGGCGAGGATGCGGCCACGTTCCTCGGCTCCTCGTCGTCGAACGTCTACACCGTCTCCGGCGGCGGAGCGAAGGAAGCCAGCGACAAGGTGTTCCAGTTCAACGGCGCCGGAACGCTCAACGTGTCGAACTTCGCGGTGAAGAACTTCGGCACCTTCGTCCGCTCCTGCGGCAACTGCCGGACGCAGTACAAGCGGAAGATCAACCTCAGCACCATCGAGGCGACCTACAAGGGCAACAAGCTGGTCGGCATCAACACCAACTACGGTGACAGCGCGACCCTGAAGGCCATCAAGATCGTCGGCGACACCAGCAAGAAGATCGTTCCCTGCCAGAAGTACATCGGCAACAACACGGGTGCGGAGCCGACCACCAACGGCAAGGACGCCGACGGTACTTACTGCAAGTACTCGTCGTCGGACATCACCTACAGCTGA